In Kiritimatiellaceae bacterium, the genomic window CGACCACCGGCAAATATAAAGGCCGTCAGGTTATTACCGTCTCTGACGAGTAAGTCATGCGTATCGCAATTGATGCCATGGGCGGCGATTTCGCCCCTCGTGAGATTGTTAAAGGAGCCGTTGAGGCGGCCCGCGGTCTTTCCGGGATTGAAAAGCTGTTCCTTGTTGGCGATGAAACGGCTATTAAAGCCGAGCTCGCACTGTACGGAAAAATTCCCGCCTGCATTGAAATCCGCCACGCATCCGAAGTGGTTGAGATGGGCGACTCGCCCGCGCTGGCTTTGCGCCGCAAAAAAGACTCTTCCATCATGCGCTCCGTTGAGCTGGTTAAAGCCGGCGAGGCCGATGCGATTTATTCTGCCGGAAGCACCGGGGCGGCTGTCGGCGCCAGCCAGCTTCGTCTGCGGACGATGGATAAAGTGGATCGTCCGGCCATTGCCACCGTTATGCCTTCTATTAAAGGGCCGTTCGTCCTGCTGGACGCCGGAGCGACGCCGGACTGCACTCCGAAAATGCTGGCCGAGTTTGCTATCATGGGCAGCATCTACGCTGAGCATATTCTGAACATCGCCAATCCGCGCGTCGGCTTGATGAGTATCGGCGAAGAGGATTCCAAGGGCAGTAAATCAACCAAAGAAGCTTTCCAAATTCTGGAGAAGACGCCGCTCAATTTTATCGGCAACGTGGAAAGCCACGACATGTTCGAAGGCGCCGTTGATGTGGTGGTTTGCGACGGGTTTGTCGGCAATGTGGTTTTAAAAACCGCCGAAGGCGCCGCGCACGCCATGATTCAATGGATTAAAGAATCTTTTTCCGCGTCGCTGATCCGCAAAATCGGTGCCGGAATCCTGAAAGCCTCAGGAGCTTTCGCTGAACTGAAGAAAAAAACCGATTCGGAAGCCTATGGCGGCGCACCGCTGCTGGGCGTTAAAGGGATTTGTATCATCGGTCACGGCTCGTCGTCCTCTTTTGCTGTCTATAACGCCATTCGTGTGGCGGGCACGGCAATCGAACAGAAGGTAAATCAGCTGATTGAAGCGAAGATCAACGAGGTTTTCAAAGACGGTGAGTAAAACAGCCAACAGTTTGCGTACGGTTTCGATTATTGGAACCGGCACCTATCTTCCGGAAAAAACGGTGACGAACCGTGATCTGGAAAAAATCGTCGATACCAACGATGAATGGATTTATTCGCGAACCGGTATGCGCGAACGCCGGATTGCCCGGGCCGATCAGGCGACGTCCGATCTGGCAACCGAAGCCGCGAAAGCGGCGCTGGCCGATGCCGGTATCGGCGCCGACGAAGTGGATCTGCTGATCGTCGCCACGCTTTCTCCTGATATGTTTTTCCCGAGCACCGCCTGCTTCGTGCAGGATAAAATCGGTGCAAAGAACGCCTATTGCTACGACCTTGGAGCGGCCTGCTCCGGTTCACTCTATGCTCTCGAAACCGCCAAAAACCAGATCGCCTGCGGCGCGATTGAAACAGCGCTGATTATCGGCGCAGAAAAAATGAGCACGTTTGTTGACTGGAAAGACCGCAACACCTGCGTACTTTTCGGCGACGGGGCCGGCGCGTTAGTTCTTCGCGCCACCGGCGCAAAGCGCGGCATCATGAAAGGCGTGTTCGGTTCCGACGGTTCGCTGGCGCACCAGCTCTGGACTCCCGGCGGCGGATCGCGCAATCCGATGACGCACGAAATGCTCGACCGGAATGAGCAGTATTTGAAGATGGAAGGGCGCGAAGTTTATAAACACGCCGTGACCCAGATGACAAAATCCTCGCTCGACGCGCTCGAAAAGAACGGTGTCACCTCCGACGACATCAAATGTTTTATTCCGCATCAGGCCAACGCCCGCATCATCAACGCCATCGGCTCGCGTCTCGGCGTAGAAGACCGGATGTTCCTGAATGTGGAAAAATACGCCAACACCTCGGCGGCCGCTCTGCCGATCGCCATTGATGAAGCAGTCAAATCCGGGCAGGTCGCCAAAGGCGATCTGATGCTACTGGTCGCGTTCGGCGGCGGCTTCACCTGGGGCGCTAATATTGTGGAGTGGACAAAATGAAGAAAGCCATCCTTTTTCCCGGACAGGGCTCGCAGTCGGTCGGCATGGGCCGTGATTTCTACGACACGATTCCGGAGTGCAAAGCGCTTTTCGAAAAAGCCAACGAAGTCCTCGGCTACGACATTGCCGCGATCTGCTTCGACGGACCGGAAGAAGAGCTGAAAAAATCGCACAATACTCAGCCAGCGATTTTTACCGTTAGCGCCGCCGCCTTCAAAGCGATGCAGCTCAAAAAGCCGGAACTTAAATTTGATTATGCCGCCGGACACAGCCTTGGCGAGTGGGGCGCGCTTTACGCCGCCGGTGTAATTTCCTTTGAAGACACACTGCGCGTTCTCAAAGCGCGCGGAGAATTTATTCAGGCCGCCTGCATCGCCAATCCCGGTGCCATGCTGGCCGTTATCAATCTCGACCGCGCTGTGCTCGAAACGATCGCCGCCGAAACCGGCGTTACGCTGGCAAACATTAATTCGCCCGACCAGATTGTGCTTTCCGGAACGGCGGAAGGCATCGCCAAAGCCGAAGCGCTTTGCAAAGCCGCCGGGGCCAAACGCGCTTTGCCGCTTCCGGTTGCTGGGGCGTTCCATTCTCCACTGATGAAACCCGCTGCTGACCAGCTCGCCGGATTCCTGAAAACCATTACGCTGAATGAACCGTCCATTCCGGTTCTTTCGAATGTCACTGGTAAGCCGCATGAAGGTGTTGAGGCGATTCGCGCCAATATGATTGCTCAAATTACCGGTTCGGTGCGCTGGGTTGAGTCGATGCAGTGGCTTGCCGCACAAGGCGTTACTGAAGTGCTGGAATGCGGTCCGGGTAAAGTTCTGGCCGGTCTGATGAAGCGGATTGACAAGAACGTCGCCGTCTCTAACATAGGCGCCATTTCCGATCTGGAAGCCTGAACCGCAAGAGAAACGAAAACAGAGAATAAGGGGATTTTTCATGGGACAGTTTGATGGAAAAGTTGCATTGGTAACCGGAGCCGCCCGCGGTATCGGTCAGGCGATTGCGTTGAAGCTTGCCGCCGATGGCGCCGATCTCGCGCTTTGCGATCTCAAAGCCGAGTGGCTCGAAGAAACCGCCGGAAAAGTCAAAGCGCTTGGTCGCCGTGCGGAGTGCTACAGCGTGGACGTCAGCAGTGCCGACGGCGTGGACGCCACAGTCAAAAAAATCGAAGCCGACTTCGGCAAAGCGGTAGATGTTCTGGTAAACAATGCGGGGATTACCAAAGATGGTCTGATCATGCGTATGAGCGAAGCCGACTGGGATGCCGTGATGAACGTGAATCTTAAAGGCGTGTTCCTCTTCACCAAAGCCGCAATGCGCGGCATGATGAAGCAGCGTTCCGGCAGTATCGTCAACATCGCCTCGATCATCGGCCTCATCGGCAACCCCGGCCAGGCCAATTATGCGGCCTCCAAGGGCGCGGTGATCTCGTTCACCAAGACCGTGGCCAAAGAACTTTCCAGCCGTAACGTCCGCTGTAACGCGGTTGCCCCCGGCTTTATCCGTACGAAAATGACGGACGCGCTTTCAGAAGAGGTGCAGCAAAAAATGCTCGCCAATATCCCGCTGGGCCGCTTCGGCGACCCTGAAGACGTGGCCAATGTGGTCGCTTTCCTGGCGGGGGACGCCTCAGGTTATGTCACCGGACAGGTGATTTCGACTTGCGGCGGCATGGTTATGTAGGTTAAAGAGACGTTCATTCAGGAGCCGAAACTAAGGAGAAATACTATGGCACTTGCAGACAAAGTAAAAGATATCATCGTTGAACAGCTTGGCGTAAATGCAGATCAGGTTACCCCGGCAGCATCATTCATCGAAGACCTCGGCGCCGACTCGCTCGACACCGTCGAACTCGTGATGGCTTTCGAAGAAGAATTCGGTGCGGAAATTCCGGATGAAGATGCTGAAAAGCTCACCTCCGTCGGCGCCGTCATCGACTATCTCAAGTCAAAAGGTCTTGGAGAATAAAGACCGCTTGTGATAAAAAAACCGGGAACCTTTAAGCGGGTTCCCGGCTTTTTTGTTTAATTTTCGGAGGAGTATTATGAGTCGTCGTAAAGTGGTTATTACTGGCATGGGCGCGATCACCCCGATCGGCAACAATCTCGCCGAATTTTGGGAAGGTCTTCAGGCGGGTCGCTCCGGCGGCGCAACCATTACCAAGATCGCGAATCTGGACGGCTTCACCTCGACGATTGCCGCCGAAATCAAAAACTTCGATCCCGAACA contains:
- the fabG gene encoding 3-oxoacyl-[acyl-carrier-protein] reductase, giving the protein MGQFDGKVALVTGAARGIGQAIALKLAADGADLALCDLKAEWLEETAGKVKALGRRAECYSVDVSSADGVDATVKKIEADFGKAVDVLVNNAGITKDGLIMRMSEADWDAVMNVNLKGVFLFTKAAMRGMMKQRSGSIVNIASIIGLIGNPGQANYAASKGAVISFTKTVAKELSSRNVRCNAVAPGFIRTKMTDALSEEVQQKMLANIPLGRFGDPEDVANVVAFLAGDASGYVTGQVISTCGGMVM
- the plsX gene encoding phosphate acyltransferase PlsX encodes the protein MRIAIDAMGGDFAPREIVKGAVEAARGLSGIEKLFLVGDETAIKAELALYGKIPACIEIRHASEVVEMGDSPALALRRKKDSSIMRSVELVKAGEADAIYSAGSTGAAVGASQLRLRTMDKVDRPAIATVMPSIKGPFVLLDAGATPDCTPKMLAEFAIMGSIYAEHILNIANPRVGLMSIGEEDSKGSKSTKEAFQILEKTPLNFIGNVESHDMFEGAVDVVVCDGFVGNVVLKTAEGAAHAMIQWIKESFSASLIRKIGAGILKASGAFAELKKKTDSEAYGGAPLLGVKGICIIGHGSSSSFAVYNAIRVAGTAIEQKVNQLIEAKINEVFKDGE
- a CDS encoding ketoacyl-ACP synthase III; its protein translation is MRTVSIIGTGTYLPEKTVTNRDLEKIVDTNDEWIYSRTGMRERRIARADQATSDLATEAAKAALADAGIGADEVDLLIVATLSPDMFFPSTACFVQDKIGAKNAYCYDLGAACSGSLYALETAKNQIACGAIETALIIGAEKMSTFVDWKDRNTCVLFGDGAGALVLRATGAKRGIMKGVFGSDGSLAHQLWTPGGGSRNPMTHEMLDRNEQYLKMEGREVYKHAVTQMTKSSLDALEKNGVTSDDIKCFIPHQANARIINAIGSRLGVEDRMFLNVEKYANTSAAALPIAIDEAVKSGQVAKGDLMLLVAFGGGFTWGANIVEWTK
- the fabD gene encoding ACP S-malonyltransferase gives rise to the protein MKKAILFPGQGSQSVGMGRDFYDTIPECKALFEKANEVLGYDIAAICFDGPEEELKKSHNTQPAIFTVSAAAFKAMQLKKPELKFDYAAGHSLGEWGALYAAGVISFEDTLRVLKARGEFIQAACIANPGAMLAVINLDRAVLETIAAETGVTLANINSPDQIVLSGTAEGIAKAEALCKAAGAKRALPLPVAGAFHSPLMKPAADQLAGFLKTITLNEPSIPVLSNVTGKPHEGVEAIRANMIAQITGSVRWVESMQWLAAQGVTEVLECGPGKVLAGLMKRIDKNVAVSNIGAISDLEA
- the acpP gene encoding acyl carrier protein, which gives rise to MALADKVKDIIVEQLGVNADQVTPAASFIEDLGADSLDTVELVMAFEEEFGAEIPDEDAEKLTSVGAVIDYLKSKGLGE